In Clostridium cylindrosporum DSM 605, the following are encoded in one genomic region:
- a CDS encoding MetQ/NlpA family ABC transporter substrate-binding protein: MKRKFKKALALGLISLISIASLVGCQSKTKETQGDAKVEEKKTITMGSSPGPYDVLFQEAVKPILEKKGYTIKTVDFSKFQMNNTALAEGSVDFNVSQHSAYMKTFNKEKNANLVALTPIPTVPAGLFSANHKLLDEVKKGSKVAIPQDPSNCARGLALLQKAGWIKLKEGIELTKVTLNDVAENKKDIEIVPMDSSQIPRVLKDVDFGVLPGSVVYASKVDPKTSLLAEDVLKDLQLVLVVNGKNKDAEWAKAIADAYRSDEFKTYMKEHNKDNYWFIPDEIK, encoded by the coding sequence ATGAAAAGAAAGTTTAAAAAAGCATTGGCATTAGGACTTATTTCTTTAATTTCTATTGCATCACTTGTAGGATGTCAAAGCAAAACAAAGGAAACTCAAGGAGATGCTAAGGTAGAGGAGAAAAAAACAATAACTATGGGTTCATCTCCAGGGCCATATGATGTACTTTTTCAAGAGGCAGTAAAGCCTATTTTAGAGAAAAAGGGATATACAATTAAAACTGTTGATTTTTCAAAGTTCCAAATGAATAATACAGCACTTGCAGAGGGTAGCGTAGATTTTAATGTATCACAACACAGTGCTTATATGAAAACATTTAATAAGGAGAAAAATGCAAATCTAGTAGCATTAACTCCTATACCAACAGTACCTGCTGGGCTTTTCTCAGCAAATCATAAATTACTTGATGAAGTTAAAAAAGGTTCAAAGGTAGCAATCCCTCAAGATCCTTCAAACTGTGCAAGAGGACTTGCACTACTTCAAAAAGCAGGTTGGATTAAGCTAAAAGAGGGAATAGAGTTAACAAAGGTTACTTTAAATGATGTTGCAGAAAACAAAAAAGATATAGAAATTGTACCTATGGACTCAAGCCAAATTCCTCGTGTTTTAAAGGATGTTGATTTTGGAGTTTTACCAGGTAGTGTTGTATATGCATCAAAGGTAGACCCTAAGACATCTCTACTTGCTGAGGATGTTCTAAAGGACCTTCAACTTGTTCTTGTAGTTAATGGAAAGAATAAAGATGCTGAATGGGCTAAGGCAATAGCTGATGCTTACCGTTCAGATGAATTTAAAACATATATGAAGGAACACAACAAGGATAATTATTGGTTTATACCAGATGAAATAAAGTAA
- a CDS encoding methionine ABC transporter permease — MLVTTQQLIKAFVDTILMVSWSLFIGTLIAIPLALILVLTRPDGILQNKYVYSIFNVVINILRSLPFIILLVAIMPFTRLVVGTSIGIKAAIVPLIVYIAPYISRLIENSLLEVDRGIIEASQAMGATTYQVIRYFLIPEAMPSLVLSITTATIGLIGATAMAGTVGAGGVGDIAISYGYERFDTLVMVITVLILIAVVQLVQNIGNYVSRKLRY; from the coding sequence ATGTTAGTTACAACACAGCAGCTTATAAAAGCCTTTGTAGACACTATTTTAATGGTAAGCTGGTCACTTTTTATAGGAACTCTTATAGCTATTCCCTTGGCACTTATTTTGGTGTTAACAAGGCCAGATGGGATACTACAGAATAAGTATGTTTATAGCATATTTAATGTTGTAATAAATATCCTTCGATCACTGCCCTTTATTATTTTGCTTGTTGCTATTATGCCCTTTACTAGGTTAGTGGTAGGAACATCTATAGGAATAAAAGCCGCAATAGTTCCTCTAATCGTGTACATAGCACCTTATATTTCAAGACTCATTGAAAACTCATTACTTGAGGTTGATAGGGGAATTATAGAAGCATCTCAAGCGATGGGGGCTACTACCTATCAGGTAATAAGATATTTTCTAATTCCAGAGGCAATGCCTTCTCTTGTTCTTTCTATAACAACAGCAACTATTGGACTTATAGGGGCAACTGCAATGGCAGGAACTGTTGGGGCAGGAGGAGTTGGAGATATTGCAATTTCATATGGATATGAGCGTTTTGATACTTTAGTTATGGTTATAACTGTGCTTATATTAATAGCGGTTGTTCAACTTGTTCAAAACATCGGAAACTATGTTTCAAGGAAACTTAGATATTAG
- a CDS encoding methionine ABC transporter ATP-binding protein yields the protein MIEIRGVSKTFKSKENTVEALKDVNIHVNSGDIFGVIGYSGAGKSTLIRIVNLLEKPTSGKVIVDGKNLLSLSKRELRSVRKRIGMIFQNFNLLNSKTVYENVAIPLILEGASKEEIKKRVNDVLDFVGLSDKSSTYPSKLSGGQKQRVGIARALATNPSILLCDEATSALDPKTTKSILELLKRIHSEMGITILIITHEMNVIKDICNKVAVMEDGKVIEQGEVLEVFGSPRHETTKSFVKTVINDEIPTSIIQDIEKERDYHIIAKLKFIGENSKRALISEVSQRFKVKVNILFAIVTELQETVFSNLIIGIQGDSDEAEKAFDYIRKQNIDVERVELKC from the coding sequence ATGATAGAAATTAGAGGCGTAAGTAAAACCTTTAAAAGTAAGGAGAATACTGTAGAAGCGTTAAAAGATGTTAATATTCATGTTAACTCCGGAGATATCTTTGGAGTTATTGGTTATAGTGGAGCTGGAAAAAGTACATTAATAAGGATTGTTAATCTTCTTGAAAAGCCAACCTCAGGTAAGGTTATAGTAGATGGAAAAAATCTTTTAAGTTTAAGTAAAAGGGAACTCAGAAGTGTTAGAAAAAGAATAGGAATGATATTTCAGAACTTTAACCTTCTTAATTCAAAAACAGTTTATGAAAATGTAGCAATTCCCTTGATACTAGAAGGAGCCTCAAAGGAAGAGATTAAAAAAAGAGTAAATGATGTACTAGATTTTGTAGGATTAAGTGATAAATCAAGCACCTATCCTAGTAAGTTGTCGGGGGGACAAAAGCAGCGTGTAGGTATAGCAAGGGCACTTGCTACAAATCCTTCTATTTTACTATGTGATGAGGCAACTTCTGCACTTGACCCTAAAACAACAAAGTCTATATTAGAGCTTTTAAAACGCATTCATAGTGAAATGGGAATAACCATTTTGATAATTACCCATGAGATGAATGTTATAAAGGATATATGCAATAAAGTAGCTGTTATGGAGGATGGGAAGGTTATAGAACAGGGAGAAGTTCTAGAGGTCTTCGGTAGTCCGAGGCACGAAACTACAAAAAGCTTTGTAAAAACAGTTATAAATGATGAAATCCCTACTTCAATAATACAGGATATAGAAAAAGAGAGGGATTATCATATTATAGCAAAATTAAAGTTTATAGGAGAAAACTCAAAAAGAGCATTAATATCAGAGGTTTCTCAAAGGTTTAAGGTTAAGGTAAATATATTATTTGCAATTGTAACTGAACTTCAGGAAACGGTATTTAGTAATTTAATAATAGGTATTCAGGGAGATTCAGATGAGGCTGAAAAGGCCTTTGATTATATAAGAAAACAAAATATAGATGTAGAAAGGGTTGAGTTGAAATGTTAG
- a CDS encoding amidohydrolase, translated as MDKSNINNLINNIKGELVTCYKMFHQNPELSNEEYKTTQMIKDILNEAGIEVLDTSLKTGLVARIEGKSKGPVVALRCDIDALKIDEETDLEYRSLNKGVMHACGHDFHIATMIGAALLLKEKQDELQGTVKIIFQPAEEDGHGAEDVIATGALNDVWTIFGVHTSTVLNVGEIGLTLNPPTAAVDHFMININGVGTHAAHPQKGVDPIIISAHIITALQTIITRNVSAFDSALISITNVHSGTTWNVIPSTAFIEGTVRTLDKDTRKLIEEKMRAISTSIATSFGGEAEFIWRQGPPATDNSPRWVEVAKNVAMKSALRVKTSPPSLGGEDFAYYQERIPGVFIHMGTGDAYPQHHPKFTVDTTALYGSAVYFKNLAIESLKKLNEEEGLYSGEGI; from the coding sequence ATGGATAAAAGTAATATAAATAATTTAATCAACAACATAAAAGGTGAGCTAGTTACTTGTTATAAAATGTTTCATCAAAATCCTGAGCTTTCAAATGAAGAGTACAAAACAACTCAGATGATTAAGGATATTCTTAATGAAGCGGGTATTGAGGTTTTAGATACATCACTTAAAACAGGACTTGTAGCACGAATAGAAGGAAAAAGTAAGGGGCCTGTTGTGGCACTTCGCTGTGACATTGATGCTCTTAAAATAGATGAAGAGACAGACCTTGAGTATAGATCATTAAACAAAGGGGTAATGCATGCCTGTGGACATGATTTTCATATTGCTACGATGATCGGTGCAGCTCTTTTATTAAAGGAGAAGCAAGATGAACTTCAGGGAACAGTTAAGATAATATTCCAACCTGCAGAGGAGGATGGACACGGTGCAGAGGACGTTATAGCAACAGGTGCACTAAATGATGTATGGACTATATTTGGAGTTCACACATCAACGGTTCTGAATGTCGGGGAGATAGGACTTACACTTAACCCTCCAACTGCAGCGGTAGATCACTTTATGATAAATATTAATGGGGTAGGAACACACGCTGCTCACCCACAAAAGGGAGTAGATCCTATTATTATATCTGCTCATATAATTACAGCACTACAAACAATAATCACTAGAAATGTAAGTGCCTTTGATAGCGCTTTAATTAGTATAACAAATGTTCATAGTGGAACTACTTGGAATGTTATTCCTTCAACTGCATTTATTGAGGGGACTGTTAGAACACTGGATAAGGACACAAGAAAGCTAATAGAAGAAAAAATGAGAGCAATTTCAACATCTATTGCTACTAGTTTTGGTGGTGAAGCTGAATTTATATGGAGACAAGGACCACCAGCTACAGATAATTCACCTAGATGGGTTGAGGTAGCAAAAAACGTAGCTATGAAAAGTGCTCTTAGGGTAAAAACTTCACCACCTTCACTTGGAGGAGAGGATTTTGCATATTATCAAGAGAGAATTCCAGGAGTTTTCATCCATATGGGAACAGGAGATGCATATCCACAGCATCATCCTAAATTCACTGTTGATACTACCGCTTTATATGGTAGTGCAGTTTACTTTAAGAACCTTGCTATAGAATCACTAAAAAAGTTAAATGAAGAAGAAGGATTATATTCAGGAGAAGGAATTTAA